Proteins encoded in a region of the Syngnathus typhle isolate RoL2023-S1 ecotype Sweden linkage group LG20, RoL_Styp_1.0, whole genome shotgun sequence genome:
- the LOC133144108 gene encoding ras-related GTP-binding protein C-like isoform X1, which translates to MSIEFEEPALTGCYDIVGSFPKSFGYGLEEADMEESPVSVEKPRILLMGRRRSGKSSIQKVVFHKMSPNETLFLESTNKIYKDDISSSSFVNFQIWDFPGQVDFCDPTFDSEMIFNGTGALIFVIDAQDDYMEALEKLQVTVSRAYKVNPDINFEVFIHKVDGLSDDHKIETQRDIHQRANDDLADASLEKVHLSFYLTSIYDHSIFEAFSKVVQKLIPQLPTLENLLNIFISHSGIEKAFLFDVVSKIYIATDSSPVDMQSYELCCDMIDVVIDVSCIYGLLDDGSGCAYDKESLAIIKLNNTTVLYLKEVTEFLALVCILREESFERKGLIEYNFHCFRKAICEVFEVSASNQSAVLKRSNSSSSSLKYGDLNGSGI; encoded by the exons ATGTCGATCGAGTTTGAAGAACCAGCGTTAACTGGGTGTTACGACATCGTAGGCTCGTTTCCCAAAAGTTTTGGTTACGGGCTGGAGGAAGCAGACATGGAGGAGAGCCCAGTGTCAGTTGAAAAGCCGAGGATACTGCTGATGGGACGGAGACGCAGCGGAAAGTCGTCCATTCAGAAG GTGGTTTTCCACAAAATGTCACCCAATGAGACTTTATTTCTGGAGAGCACCAACAAAATCTACAAGGATGACATCTCCAGCAGCTCCTTTGTCAACTTCCAAATTTGGGATTTTCCCGGCCAAGTGGATTTTTGTGACCCGACATTCGACAGCGAAATGATTTTCAATGGAACAGGCGCATTGATCTTTGTCATTGACGCTCAG GATGATTACATGGAGGCTCTTGAAAAGCTGCAAGTAACCGTGTCAAGAGCCTACAAAGTAAATCCTGATATCAATTTCGAAGTGTTCATCCATAAAGTTGACGGCCTTTCAGATGATCACAAAATAGAAACGCAAAGAGACATTCATCAGAGGGCTAACGATGATCTAGCTGATGCTAGCCTTGAGAAAGTTCACCTCAG CTTCTACTTAACCAGCATCTACGACCACTCCATATTCGAGGCCTTCAGCAAAGTCGTCCAGAAGCTCATACCTCAATTACCGACGTTGGAGAACCTCctaaacattttcatttct CATTCCGGGATCGAGAAGGCCTTCCTTTTCGATGTCGTCAGCAAGATCTACATCGCCACGGACAGCTCTCCAGTAGACATGCAGTCATATGAGCTCTGTTGCGACATGATCGACGTTGTCATCGACGTTTCTTGTATTTACGG GCTGCTGGACGATGGAAGCGGCTGCGCTTATGACAAGGAGTCTTTGGCCATCATCAAACTTAACAACACCACAGTGCTTTATTTGAAAGAGGTCACCGAGTTCCTCGCGCTCGTTTGCATCCTCCGAGAGGAGAGTTTTGAGAGAAAAG GTCTCATCGAGTATAATTTTCACTGTTTCCGAAAAGCTATCTGCGAGGTGTTTGAAGTTAGCGCCTCCAACCAGAGCGCCGTTCTCAAGAGATCAAACTCGTCGAGCAGCAGCCTCAAATATGGCGACCTCAATGGGAGTGGCATCTAA
- the LOC133144108 gene encoding ras-related GTP-binding protein C-like isoform X2 yields the protein MEESPVSVEKPRILLMGRRRSGKSSIQKVVFHKMSPNETLFLESTNKIYKDDISSSSFVNFQIWDFPGQVDFCDPTFDSEMIFNGTGALIFVIDAQDDYMEALEKLQVTVSRAYKVNPDINFEVFIHKVDGLSDDHKIETQRDIHQRANDDLADASLEKVHLSFYLTSIYDHSIFEAFSKVVQKLIPQLPTLENLLNIFISHSGIEKAFLFDVVSKIYIATDSSPVDMQSYELCCDMIDVVIDVSCIYGLLDDGSGCAYDKESLAIIKLNNTTVLYLKEVTEFLALVCILREESFERKGLIEYNFHCFRKAICEVFEVSASNQSAVLKRSNSSSSSLKYGDLNGSGI from the exons ATGGAGGAGAGCCCAGTGTCAGTTGAAAAGCCGAGGATACTGCTGATGGGACGGAGACGCAGCGGAAAGTCGTCCATTCAGAAG GTGGTTTTCCACAAAATGTCACCCAATGAGACTTTATTTCTGGAGAGCACCAACAAAATCTACAAGGATGACATCTCCAGCAGCTCCTTTGTCAACTTCCAAATTTGGGATTTTCCCGGCCAAGTGGATTTTTGTGACCCGACATTCGACAGCGAAATGATTTTCAATGGAACAGGCGCATTGATCTTTGTCATTGACGCTCAG GATGATTACATGGAGGCTCTTGAAAAGCTGCAAGTAACCGTGTCAAGAGCCTACAAAGTAAATCCTGATATCAATTTCGAAGTGTTCATCCATAAAGTTGACGGCCTTTCAGATGATCACAAAATAGAAACGCAAAGAGACATTCATCAGAGGGCTAACGATGATCTAGCTGATGCTAGCCTTGAGAAAGTTCACCTCAG CTTCTACTTAACCAGCATCTACGACCACTCCATATTCGAGGCCTTCAGCAAAGTCGTCCAGAAGCTCATACCTCAATTACCGACGTTGGAGAACCTCctaaacattttcatttct CATTCCGGGATCGAGAAGGCCTTCCTTTTCGATGTCGTCAGCAAGATCTACATCGCCACGGACAGCTCTCCAGTAGACATGCAGTCATATGAGCTCTGTTGCGACATGATCGACGTTGTCATCGACGTTTCTTGTATTTACGG GCTGCTGGACGATGGAAGCGGCTGCGCTTATGACAAGGAGTCTTTGGCCATCATCAAACTTAACAACACCACAGTGCTTTATTTGAAAGAGGTCACCGAGTTCCTCGCGCTCGTTTGCATCCTCCGAGAGGAGAGTTTTGAGAGAAAAG GTCTCATCGAGTATAATTTTCACTGTTTCCGAAAAGCTATCTGCGAGGTGTTTGAAGTTAGCGCCTCCAACCAGAGCGCCGTTCTCAAGAGATCAAACTCGTCGAGCAGCAGCCTCAAATATGGCGACCTCAATGGGAGTGGCATCTAA
- the ppt1 gene encoding palmitoyl-protein thioesterase 1 → MTPSVLWFLLVVPVVLVVSRPAQGSVNGTLPLVMWHGMGDSCCNPLSLGAIKKMIQQEIPGIYVLSLMIGDNVVEDTKNGFFMDVNDQVSMVCSQLSGNPQLKGGYNAMGFSQGAQFLRAVAQRCPSPPMKTLISVGGQHQGVYGLPRCPGEASHICDMIRKALNTEAYSDMVQKHLVQAQYWHDPLNDDLYKKHSLFLADINQERVVNETYKKNLQMLDKFVMVKFLQDSVVDPVDSEWFGFLKTGQAKEIETLQESVLYKEDRLGLAAMDKAGKLVFLATQGDHLQFTKEWFDANLLPYLR, encoded by the exons ATGACACCATCTGTCCTGTGGTTCCTCTTGGTGGTTCCGGTGGTGCTGGTTGTAAGCAGACCAGCTCAAGGCTCAGTCAATGGGACATTACCTCTGGTTATGTGGCATGGGATGG GTGACAGTTGCTGCAACCCGCTCAGCCTGggcgcaataaaaaaaatgatccaGCAGGAGATTCCAGGAATTTACGTGCTGTCATTGATGATTGGCGACAATGTTGTGGAG GACACAAAAAATGGATTCTTCATGGATGTGAACGATCAGGTGTCCATGGTGTGCAGTCAGCTGTCTGGAAATCCCCAGTTAAAAGGAGGATATAATGCCATGGGATTCTCACAGGGGGCGCAATTTCT GAGAGCCGTGGCACAGCGATGCCCTTCTCCACCAATGAAGACGCTCATCTCCGTCGGCGGCCAGCACCAAG GTGTGTACGGGCTGCCAAGGTGTCCTGGAGAGGCTTCTCACATTTGTGATATGATCAGAAAGGCTCTTAACACTGAAGCTTACAGTGACATGGTTCAAAAACA TTTGGTGCAAGCCCAGTACTGGCATGACCCTCTGAATGACGACTTGTACAAGAAGCACAGTCTCTTCCTGGCTGACATCAACCAGGAGAGG gtTGTAAACGAGACTTACAAGAAAAATCTTCAGATGCTGGACAAGTTCGTCATGGTTAAGTTCCTGCAGGATTCTGTGGTGGATCCTGTTGATTCGGAG TGGTTTGGCTTCCTGAAAACGGGTCAAGCCAAAGAGATTGAAACGCTGCAGGAGAGTGTTCTCTATAAAGAG GATCGCTTGGGCCTGGCTGCCATGGACAAGGCGGGAAAGCTGGTTTTTCTTGCAACACAAGGAGATCACCTTCAGTTCACCAAAGAATGGTTCGACGCAAACCTGCTGCCTTACTTGCGCTAG